A genomic segment from Legionella quinlivanii encodes:
- a CDS encoding YbaB/EbfC family nucleoid-associated protein, with amino-acid sequence MDINQNLGNLMKEAQKMQQKMQEAQQKLNLLTVSGESGGGLVRIKMKGNHDAVEVKINPSLLDEEVSMLEDLIAAAINDANRKVEKASKEEISQLTAGLNIPTDFMKEKDKE; translated from the coding sequence ATGGATATTAATCAAAATCTTGGCAATCTAATGAAAGAAGCCCAAAAAATGCAGCAAAAAATGCAGGAAGCACAACAAAAATTGAATTTGCTGACCGTTAGCGGCGAATCTGGCGGCGGCTTGGTGCGTATTAAAATGAAAGGCAACCATGATGCGGTCGAAGTAAAAATTAATCCTTCCCTGCTTGATGAAGAAGTTAGCATGCTGGAAGATTTAATTGCAGCAGCTATTAATGATGCCAATCGTAAAGTTGAAAAAGCATCTAAAGAAGAAATCAGCCAACTGACTGCCGGACTGAATATTCCAACCGATTTCATGAAAGAAAAAGACAAGGAATAA
- a CDS encoding DUF547 domain-containing protein: protein MSKSLRITVLFLLLFITGNIFASFNKSLWPIWEVNNPLSKAVIQHSEWQEFLQKHLITNEEGINLIDYPNVRETDRLLLKKYIERMSGINISEYNRAEQLAYWINVYNAITVHTVASYFPVNSIDEINISPGLFSIGPWGAKLITVNNISLSLDEIQNRIIRPIWNDSRCHYALNNGAIGAPNLGKQVYTGEKLEQQLNLAAFDYVNSLRGVQVIEGELVVSKIYDWFSEDFGETKQNVINHIRQFAKEPLKHQLKHVNTIDNYVYNWHLNTTVKNQAG, encoded by the coding sequence ATGAGTAAAAGCCTTAGAATTACAGTTCTTTTTTTATTGCTTTTTATAACAGGTAATATCTTTGCCTCTTTCAACAAAAGCTTATGGCCTATCTGGGAAGTTAACAATCCATTGTCCAAAGCAGTTATTCAACATTCAGAATGGCAGGAATTTCTGCAAAAACATCTCATTACCAATGAAGAAGGAATCAATCTGATTGATTATCCCAATGTCAGGGAAACCGATCGTCTGCTATTAAAAAAATACATTGAGCGAATGTCAGGCATTAATATCAGCGAGTACAATCGAGCAGAGCAACTCGCTTACTGGATCAATGTGTATAACGCAATAACCGTGCATACTGTTGCCAGTTATTTCCCGGTAAACAGCATCGATGAAATCAATATCTCGCCCGGTTTATTCAGTATTGGACCCTGGGGGGCCAAACTGATTACTGTCAATAATATTTCATTATCTCTGGACGAAATTCAGAATCGTATCATTCGCCCTATATGGAATGACTCTCGTTGCCATTATGCCTTGAATAATGGCGCGATTGGTGCTCCAAACCTGGGGAAGCAGGTTTATACCGGCGAAAAACTGGAACAGCAATTAAATCTGGCGGCCTTTGACTATGTCAATTCTTTGCGAGGCGTGCAGGTTATTGAGGGTGAATTGGTCGTTTCCAAAATATACGACTGGTTTAGTGAGGATTTTGGGGAAACCAAACAAAATGTAATTAATCATATCAGGCAATTTGCCAAAGAACCGCTAAAACATCAGTTAAAGCATGTTAATACCATCGACAATTATGTTTACAACTGGCATTTGAATACAACTGTTAAAAATCAGGCGGGTTAA
- a CDS encoding gamma carbonic anhydrase family protein — protein MNLRVFNNISPTLGERVYIDPAASVIGDVNIGNDSSVWPMAVIRGDVNSIEIGHSCSIQDGAVLHVTHDGPFTAGGRKLILENGITVGHQAVLHACHIEDYCLIGMGALILDAVHVEHHVMIAAGSVVTPGKRLLSGFLYLGNPARQIRPLTSQEIEQLEYSARHYVKLKDKYLEKSSN, from the coding sequence ATGAATTTAAGAGTATTTAATAACATTTCCCCCACTCTGGGGGAGCGAGTATACATTGATCCGGCGGCCTCTGTAATCGGCGATGTAAATATTGGCAATGACAGTTCTGTCTGGCCAATGGCGGTGATCCGGGGCGATGTGAACTCCATTGAAATCGGCCATTCATGCAGTATTCAGGATGGTGCTGTTTTACATGTAACGCATGATGGCCCATTTACTGCCGGAGGCAGGAAGCTAATACTGGAAAATGGGATTACCGTAGGCCATCAAGCCGTTCTGCATGCCTGTCATATAGAAGATTACTGTCTGATTGGTATGGGAGCATTAATACTGGACGCTGTTCATGTAGAGCACCATGTTATGATTGCCGCAGGCAGTGTGGTAACGCCGGGAAAACGTCTTTTATCAGGCTTCTTATATCTTGGCAATCCTGCGCGACAAATTCGCCCACTAACCAGTCAGGAGATTGAGCAACTGGAGTATTCAGCAAGACATTATGTAAAATTGAAAGATAAGTATTTAGAAAAATCTTCAAATTGA
- a CDS encoding efflux RND transporter periplasmic adaptor subunit, which translates to MMANFRVKPIRLTKKHILFVILSLVIIAYWLFHTSSAKDNSNPVKVVETLTLKKADIHETIHLLGTIRPKHVAVLTAKGSGILDIMANPGETISKNGLIAKIDNPDNEKSLQLSETAEQIARQQYQRLADPALIKKGYVSPKEADEQKQIWLTAQKELAQAKLDLDNLRFYAPFDGVIGVYKKREGMQVTQGDAIVTIYDPKSLAVDIDLPCSTLPTIRVGQPVKLLNRNYKLSHVQAMLDEETHMCPADIDIVCKDCLIGSTVELDLLVREQKNVIVVPSSAIFLRNGAPFVYILDNGKIKLASIKTGLKDKSTVEITEGLQEGQKLIIKGQERLYPGMSVSEFKPQPTKNASL; encoded by the coding sequence ATGATGGCAAATTTTAGAGTTAAGCCAATTCGATTAACCAAAAAACACATCCTTTTTGTGATATTGTCTCTTGTGATTATTGCCTATTGGCTTTTTCATACAAGCTCTGCCAAGGACAATAGCAACCCGGTAAAAGTAGTTGAAACACTGACATTAAAAAAAGCCGATATTCACGAGACCATTCATTTACTAGGTACTATTAGGCCCAAGCATGTTGCGGTGTTAACCGCAAAAGGCAGCGGAATTCTCGATATCATGGCCAACCCCGGCGAAACAATTTCCAAAAATGGATTAATTGCCAAAATCGATAATCCAGATAATGAAAAATCCCTGCAATTATCAGAAACTGCTGAGCAAATTGCTCGTCAGCAATATCAGCGCCTTGCGGATCCCGCGTTGATTAAAAAAGGCTATGTCAGTCCGAAAGAGGCCGATGAGCAAAAACAAATCTGGCTTACCGCCCAGAAAGAATTAGCTCAGGCAAAGCTTGATTTGGACAATCTGCGTTTTTATGCGCCTTTTGATGGCGTGATTGGTGTCTACAAAAAACGTGAAGGCATGCAAGTCACCCAGGGAGATGCAATCGTTACTATCTATGATCCCAAATCGCTGGCCGTCGATATCGATCTGCCTTGCAGCACCCTCCCAACAATACGGGTGGGGCAACCCGTGAAATTATTGAACCGGAATTATAAACTTTCCCATGTGCAGGCAATGCTGGATGAAGAAACGCACATGTGCCCTGCCGATATCGACATTGTTTGCAAAGATTGTCTGATTGGTTCAACCGTGGAACTGGATTTGCTTGTACGCGAACAGAAAAATGTAATCGTGGTACCCTCATCCGCCATTTTTCTCCGAAATGGCGCTCCATTCGTCTACATTCTTGATAATGGAAAAATCAAACTGGCATCCATTAAAACGGGACTCAAAGATAAATCGACGGTAGAAATTACTGAAGGCTTGCAAGAGGGGCAGAAACTGATTATTAAAGGGCAGGAGCGCCTATATCCAGGAATGTCAGTCAGTGAATTCAAACCACAGCCAACAAAAAATGCCTCATTATGA
- a CDS encoding sulfatase-like hydrolase/transferase, with protein sequence MPWKVYAELIAAFLLQIILHALLALFQVFLLWGITPIPISQKHLDRRILTILITSLSAILSLNCYFFPLSAFSKLFVPGLPLFLITTALLISLGLLLLASLISLYRLCLLNTKVSISITILLIILLLPWPKKETRFSTSKSPNIIIIGVDSLSPDQVSKAHTPFIAQFLDKSVHFTNTVSPLARTYSAWASILTGLHPLHHRARENLISKKEIDSAASFAWTLKNAGYQTIFATDDRRFNNLGEEFGFQKIVGPKIGANDVLLGSFYDFPLSNFLINFRLSRWLLPYNYMNRAGHFAYYPETFDKELQHSILELNTKKPVFLAVHFTLPHWPYAWAASSAAQVKNEYSLEEREGLYFTALHKVDQQVKTLVEFLQKTAITDNSLLILLSDHGEVLYKKGSRKIDPRLYQGTGSSRLESYFPQKTATELQRSAGHGSDLLSPDQFFCVLGMVSFQQGATISPVKTVQDRVVLMDIAPTVYSYLKIHPTLVSDGVSLAGFLGTQTHLNEQSRPVMLESGFLPNSALSNEKAVEYGKLLFWVNPQTDDLEIRPDRWPLIDAMKLYGILDGDWLLALYPDNETYITVILNLKTGEWTDEAQSAFAKHSPRQKLLEQLLNFYQKQLSSYPQTPPAFKEMPKISNPPT encoded by the coding sequence TTGCCCTGGAAAGTTTATGCAGAGTTAATTGCCGCCTTTTTGCTGCAAATTATCCTGCACGCTCTCCTGGCTCTGTTTCAGGTTTTCTTATTGTGGGGAATTACACCGATACCCATCTCCCAAAAGCACCTGGACCGGCGCATTCTTACTATCCTAATCACTTCTCTGAGTGCCATTCTAAGCCTTAACTGCTATTTTTTTCCCTTAAGCGCCTTTAGCAAATTGTTTGTTCCGGGACTTCCGCTCTTTCTGATCACTACAGCCCTTCTGATCTCATTGGGCTTATTATTGCTGGCAAGTCTGATTAGCCTTTATCGACTCTGTTTGCTAAATACAAAAGTGAGTATCAGCATAACAATATTACTGATTATTCTACTCCTGCCCTGGCCAAAAAAAGAGACCCGTTTCAGCACCAGTAAATCGCCCAATATTATCATTATCGGCGTCGATTCTTTAAGTCCAGACCAGGTTAGCAAGGCTCATACCCCATTCATCGCTCAATTTCTTGACAAGAGCGTGCATTTTACCAACACGGTCAGTCCTTTGGCGCGAACTTATTCTGCCTGGGCAAGCATTTTAACCGGACTTCATCCACTTCATCATCGCGCCAGAGAAAATCTTATCTCAAAGAAAGAAATTGACAGTGCCGCAAGCTTTGCCTGGACTTTGAAGAATGCGGGGTATCAAACTATTTTTGCCACAGACGACAGACGATTTAATAATTTGGGGGAAGAGTTTGGTTTTCAAAAAATTGTCGGCCCTAAAATTGGCGCCAATGATGTACTGCTAGGCTCCTTTTATGATTTTCCGCTCAGCAATTTTCTAATTAATTTTCGCCTTAGCCGCTGGCTGCTTCCTTACAATTACATGAATCGCGCCGGACATTTTGCCTATTATCCCGAAACCTTCGATAAGGAATTACAGCACTCCATTCTTGAGCTTAATACTAAAAAACCTGTTTTTTTAGCCGTACATTTTACCTTACCTCATTGGCCCTATGCCTGGGCAGCCTCTTCTGCAGCACAAGTTAAAAATGAATATAGTCTGGAAGAGCGGGAGGGACTTTATTTTACAGCGCTGCATAAAGTCGATCAGCAAGTTAAAACATTGGTTGAGTTCCTGCAAAAAACCGCAATCACTGATAACAGTCTTCTTATTTTATTAAGTGATCATGGTGAAGTCTTATATAAAAAAGGCTCCAGGAAAATCGATCCCCGGCTATATCAGGGCACCGGCTCAAGTCGCCTCGAGTCCTATTTTCCTCAAAAAACCGCTACTGAATTACAACGCAGCGCCGGACATGGCTCCGATTTATTAAGTCCGGACCAGTTTTTCTGTGTTCTGGGTATGGTAAGTTTTCAGCAGGGGGCAACCATTAGCCCAGTAAAAACTGTGCAGGACCGTGTGGTATTAATGGACATCGCACCCACTGTCTACTCTTATCTTAAAATTCACCCAACCTTGGTATCTGACGGCGTATCACTGGCAGGTTTTTTAGGAACACAAACCCATTTGAATGAGCAAAGCCGACCGGTTATGCTCGAAAGCGGATTTCTACCCAACTCTGCTCTAAGTAATGAAAAAGCAGTCGAATATGGCAAACTGCTTTTCTGGGTGAATCCACAAACCGATGATCTTGAAATTCGTCCCGATCGCTGGCCGCTTATCGATGCAATGAAGCTTTATGGAATATTGGATGGCGATTGGCTGCTTGCTCTTTATCCCGATAATGAGACCTATATTACGGTGATCCTGAATTTAAAAACCGGGGAATGGACTGATGAGGCCCAGTCGGCTTTCGCAAAACACTCACCGAGACAAAAACTGCTCGAACAATTGCTTAATTTTTACCAGAAGCAATTGTCAAGTTATCCGCAAACTCCGCCAGCGTTTAAAGAGATGCCGAAGATTTCTAATCCTCCCACATGA
- the dnaX gene encoding DNA polymerase III subunit gamma/tau, translating to MSYLALARKWRPRSFSQLVGQEHINKAISKSLAQQRIHHAYLFTGTRGVGKTSIARLMAKALNCELGVSAEPCLSCDTCLAIEQGRFIDLIEIDGASKTRVEDTRELLENVQYATTTGRYKIYLIDEVHMLSQHSFNALLKTLEEPPAHVKFLLATTDPQKLPATVLSRCLQFNLKPLQPAVIISQMELILKEENYSFEHQALEIIARAAKGSMRDALSILDQAIATADNHLTAEIVKSLLGHTKQDYALLLLQALLAEDAGSIIKISRQIAAEGGHFIFVLEELINHLHQISVSQALSGSHPLLDFPVETQSLSKQITPADVQLFYQIALKGIDEIHLAPSLLIGFEMTLLRMLSFKPVTSPVIPPLTGEQLESAPLSRTPEPLKAFAQAEEISRDEPGPSEDIAIPPQEIVMHLEETPVKAMPLPSEAQEVAINTAPTLVEENWAQIIPQLKLSGLALTAVENAEFIKRSDKDIFLQVAKGHHSLFSPGITQRIEQTLSAFYKTNIRINLSVQETIQSSPAQVKQIEQTKNMQEAEKHLEEDPFLQQLIQEFSGEIVKNSIVPNKDTL from the coding sequence ATGAGTTATCTTGCGCTGGCGCGTAAATGGCGGCCACGTTCTTTCTCGCAACTGGTTGGCCAAGAACATATTAATAAAGCCATTAGCAAATCACTGGCCCAGCAACGTATTCATCATGCCTATCTTTTCACTGGAACCCGCGGCGTGGGGAAAACCAGTATCGCGCGCTTAATGGCCAAAGCACTTAATTGTGAACTAGGTGTCAGTGCCGAACCCTGCCTTTCCTGTGATACATGCCTCGCCATTGAGCAGGGCCGGTTTATCGATTTGATTGAAATCGACGGCGCCTCAAAAACACGTGTTGAAGACACTCGTGAACTTCTGGAAAATGTACAATATGCGACAACGACAGGCCGCTACAAGATCTATTTGATCGACGAAGTTCATATGCTTTCGCAGCATAGTTTTAATGCCTTACTCAAGACACTGGAAGAACCCCCTGCACATGTCAAGTTTTTGTTAGCGACCACCGATCCGCAGAAGCTGCCTGCAACTGTTCTATCCCGTTGCTTACAATTCAATCTTAAACCATTGCAGCCTGCGGTTATCATTAGTCAGATGGAACTTATTCTTAAAGAAGAAAACTACAGTTTTGAACATCAGGCTCTTGAGATTATTGCGCGAGCGGCTAAAGGCAGCATGCGGGATGCACTTAGTATACTTGACCAGGCTATTGCGACTGCTGATAATCATTTGACCGCTGAAATTGTGAAAAGCCTTTTAGGACATACAAAACAAGATTATGCCCTGCTGCTGCTGCAAGCTTTGCTTGCTGAAGATGCGGGAAGCATTATTAAAATAAGCCGCCAGATTGCTGCCGAAGGGGGGCATTTTATTTTTGTTCTTGAAGAACTGATCAATCATCTTCACCAGATTTCGGTCAGCCAGGCGTTATCTGGTTCTCATCCTTTGCTTGATTTTCCAGTTGAGACGCAAAGCCTGTCAAAGCAAATAACACCAGCAGATGTGCAATTGTTTTATCAGATTGCCCTTAAAGGCATTGATGAGATTCATTTGGCTCCCAGCCTTTTAATCGGTTTTGAAATGACACTGCTCCGCATGCTTAGTTTCAAGCCGGTTACCTCCCCTGTCATTCCTCCGCTTACAGGTGAGCAATTAGAGTCAGCTCCCCTTTCCAGAACACCAGAACCGCTTAAGGCTTTTGCCCAAGCAGAGGAAATTTCCCGGGATGAGCCAGGACCATCTGAAGATATTGCAATTCCCCCGCAGGAAATTGTCATGCATTTAGAAGAAACACCCGTTAAGGCCATGCCTTTACCTTCAGAGGCTCAGGAGGTTGCAATTAATACAGCTCCGACTCTCGTCGAGGAAAACTGGGCGCAAATTATACCCCAGTTAAAATTGAGCGGACTAGCCCTGACTGCAGTAGAAAATGCTGAATTTATTAAACGCAGCGACAAGGATATTTTTTTGCAAGTCGCCAAGGGACACCACTCCCTGTTTTCGCCCGGGATTACACAACGAATAGAACAAACTCTGTCTGCATTTTATAAAACCAATATCCGTATTAATCTGAGTGTTCAGGAAACCATACAAAGTTCACCCGCGCAGGTTAAACAAATAGAGCAAACAAAAAACATGCAGGAAGCAGAAAAACACTTAGAGGAAGACCCTTTTTTACAACAGTTAATTCAGGAGTTTTCCGGAGAGATCGTCAAAAATTCTATTGTACCTAACAAAGATACATTATAA
- a CDS encoding efflux RND transporter permease subunit produces the protein MKITSYFIKHPVITIILNALVVVVGLLCIQSLSLREYPDITFPTISVSTNYPNASPDLVETAVTNILEDNLSGIEGLDTITSQSQSGSSEITLSFRTGTPMDRALSATQDAVGLAKSYLPAEVKSPRIERQRQNTGLPFIGIAIESRTLAFADLTHFANLRLKNEFRSVPGVSSVRVWGQPYTYNISLDPKKLYAFGINVDEVMSALERSRVSLPAGNYQNKIPSTLNSDLKSVEDYENLLIKADKKHPVFLKSIADIQLMSDNSQFRVRVNGHSGIVLSINRANDANPIEVSRQVRATLQAVQQSLPSSVHASIILDQSQFINASLHNIQSAILEAVILVLIIVFLFLRNWRATLIPLVTIPISLLGAMIFLKLFGFSINLMTLLAMVLAIGLVVDDAIIVLENIWRHIEKGETALNAAILGAKEIGFAIIAMTFTLASVYMPFAFIDGMLGQLFVEFAVALAGSVFVSGMVALTLSPLMCAKFLGHHATPRWPQIDTLLANLTKRYNHALTLVLSKRWFAALASILTISICILLYYNTPAETAPKEDRGLVGIYTPPLSSESLDDLDEKVSAFEKTTNAIKESDYKLTFMGDWGASILLPLKPHSQRSQSAEQIVEHLRPQFKDIPSVDPSVWSWNTGLPGIDDAGQGAELSLIISTPDSFRDLFDHVEKLKAVLDSSGQFESASYDLRLDTLGYSIELDNNALSKLGLTPAQVAKTIEVFFSADKSLTFQKDSVLYNLTVKGNRAPWTLNELYLTTPEGKRVSLGAFTAMNAKSQPATLEHYKQMRSTTLHVQFPAKKSIDKAMKQLWKLSKTELPSQYKLTWSGAAKAYNESSHTMLFLLLLSILFIYAILSIQFENFIDPLIILFTVPLACSGALAATYFSGQSLNVYSQVGLITLIGLISKHGILIVEFANQLRAKGLAAHEAVRQACTLRLRPILMTTGAMIFGAIPLLLSQDAGAESRHAIGTVLVSGLAIGTLFTLFVLPGIYLLINSKRKDRVKS, from the coding sequence ATGAAAATCACCAGTTATTTCATTAAACATCCGGTCATAACCATTATTCTTAACGCACTCGTTGTGGTAGTGGGGTTACTGTGCATTCAGTCGCTCTCACTCAGAGAATATCCTGACATCACCTTTCCAACGATCAGTGTTAGTACCAATTACCCCAACGCCAGTCCGGATTTGGTCGAAACCGCTGTTACCAATATACTTGAAGACAATTTATCAGGGATTGAAGGTCTGGACACCATCACCTCTCAATCACAAAGCGGCTCTTCTGAAATCACTCTGAGCTTTCGCACCGGCACTCCGATGGACAGAGCATTAAGCGCCACCCAGGACGCGGTAGGTCTGGCGAAATCCTACTTACCCGCCGAAGTAAAATCCCCCCGCATCGAGCGCCAGCGCCAAAATACTGGTCTGCCATTTATTGGAATCGCGATTGAATCCAGGACGTTAGCTTTCGCCGATCTCACCCATTTTGCCAATCTCCGCTTAAAAAATGAGTTTCGCAGTGTTCCAGGCGTTTCATCAGTGAGAGTATGGGGACAGCCTTATACTTATAATATCAGCCTTGATCCTAAAAAATTATACGCGTTTGGCATCAATGTAGATGAGGTAATGAGCGCCCTTGAACGAAGCCGTGTTTCATTACCGGCAGGTAATTATCAAAACAAAATACCGAGCACCCTGAACTCTGACTTAAAATCTGTTGAGGATTATGAAAACCTGCTCATCAAAGCAGATAAAAAACATCCTGTTTTTTTAAAATCAATTGCCGATATTCAATTGATGAGCGATAACAGCCAGTTTCGAGTGCGCGTCAATGGCCATTCGGGTATCGTATTATCCATCAATCGCGCGAATGACGCCAACCCTATTGAGGTTTCCAGGCAAGTTCGAGCGACCCTGCAGGCGGTCCAGCAAAGCCTCCCCTCTTCAGTCCATGCCAGTATTATTCTGGATCAATCGCAATTTATTAATGCCTCTTTGCATAATATTCAATCGGCAATTCTTGAAGCAGTCATTTTGGTTCTTATTATTGTTTTTCTTTTCCTGAGAAATTGGCGTGCCACACTCATTCCTCTGGTAACCATTCCCATTTCATTGCTCGGCGCTATGATTTTTCTAAAGCTGTTCGGTTTCTCGATCAACTTAATGACGCTCTTAGCAATGGTGCTTGCGATAGGCTTGGTCGTTGATGATGCCATCATTGTTCTGGAAAACATCTGGCGTCACATTGAAAAAGGTGAAACTGCATTGAATGCGGCAATACTGGGTGCCAAAGAAATTGGCTTCGCCATTATAGCGATGACCTTTACCCTTGCCAGCGTTTACATGCCTTTTGCTTTCATTGATGGGATGCTTGGCCAGTTATTTGTTGAGTTCGCGGTGGCTTTGGCCGGCAGCGTTTTTGTCTCCGGCATGGTGGCTCTTACCTTATCACCGCTCATGTGTGCAAAATTTCTGGGTCATCATGCAACGCCCCGTTGGCCTCAAATTGACACACTGTTGGCAAACCTGACAAAACGGTACAACCATGCGCTTACGCTTGTCCTCAGCAAACGCTGGTTTGCAGCACTGGCCTCAATCCTCACCATCAGCATTTGCATTCTGTTATATTATAATACCCCTGCAGAAACCGCTCCCAAGGAAGATCGCGGCCTGGTTGGCATTTATACGCCGCCTCTTAGCAGCGAATCCCTGGATGATTTGGATGAAAAAGTCAGTGCGTTTGAAAAAACCACTAACGCCATCAAAGAATCGGATTACAAATTAACTTTTATGGGTGATTGGGGCGCTAGTATTTTACTCCCGCTGAAACCTCATTCTCAGAGATCACAATCGGCAGAGCAGATCGTTGAACATCTGCGCCCACAGTTTAAAGACATTCCCTCCGTAGATCCTTCCGTGTGGAGCTGGAATACTGGTTTGCCAGGGATTGATGATGCAGGCCAGGGAGCTGAACTTTCTCTGATTATTTCAACACCTGACAGCTTTCGTGATTTATTTGATCATGTTGAAAAATTAAAAGCGGTGCTCGACAGCAGCGGACAATTTGAATCTGCAAGTTACGATTTACGTCTGGATACTCTCGGTTACTCCATTGAGCTCGATAATAATGCCTTAAGTAAACTGGGATTAACCCCCGCCCAGGTCGCCAAAACCATTGAAGTGTTTTTCAGTGCCGATAAATCACTTACTTTTCAAAAAGATAGTGTGCTTTACAATTTAACAGTTAAAGGCAATCGTGCTCCCTGGACCTTAAACGAGCTTTATCTAACCACCCCGGAGGGCAAGCGGGTTTCCCTGGGAGCATTTACCGCTATGAATGCTAAATCCCAGCCAGCCACCCTTGAACACTATAAGCAAATGCGCTCCACCACCTTGCATGTCCAGTTTCCTGCCAAGAAATCTATTGATAAGGCAATGAAGCAGTTATGGAAATTATCCAAAACTGAATTGCCTTCCCAATACAAACTGACCTGGAGCGGTGCTGCAAAAGCGTATAACGAATCGTCTCATACCATGCTGTTCCTGTTACTTTTATCGATTTTGTTTATTTATGCCATTTTGTCGATTCAATTTGAAAATTTTATTGATCCGCTAATTATTCTATTTACCGTACCCCTAGCCTGTTCAGGGGCCTTAGCCGCTACCTATTTCTCCGGGCAATCACTGAATGTCTATTCACAGGTGGGTTTAATCACTTTAATTGGGCTGATTAGTAAGCATGGTATTTTGATTGTGGAGTTCGCCAATCAGCTTCGTGCGAAAGGGCTTGCTGCCCATGAGGCCGTGAGGCAGGCTTGTACTCTTCGCCTGCGTCCTATATTAATGACAACGGGGGCGATGATTTTTGGTGCAATCCCCTTACTGCTATCCCAGGATGCGGGCGCTGAGTCACGACATGCAATTGGAACAGTGTTAGTCAGTGGCCTGGCAATCGGCACTTTGTTTACACTCTTTGTACTGCCCGGTATTTATCTGCTGATCAACAGCAAACGCAAAGACAGGGTTAAATCCTGA
- the recR gene encoding recombination mediator RecR — translation MNALTRLVEALRCLPGVGPKSAQRMVFHLLQHQRQRGLHLAACLEQAMQQIRHCERCNNYTETELCSLCRDNGREHTVLCVVETPADVAAIEQSRVFKGKYFVLMGKISPLDGLGPEDIGLPRLRHLALSEQIEEIILALSPSVEAQTTTHFIRELFSDCSIRISQLARGIPSGGELEFLDVTTIGNALRNRALVNE, via the coding sequence ATGAATGCGTTGACCAGGCTAGTTGAGGCACTGCGCTGTTTACCAGGGGTGGGTCCAAAATCCGCCCAGCGCATGGTTTTTCACCTGCTGCAACACCAGCGTCAACGCGGCCTGCATCTTGCTGCCTGTCTGGAGCAAGCCATGCAGCAAATCAGGCATTGCGAACGTTGTAACAATTATACAGAAACCGAATTATGTTCATTATGCCGTGATAATGGCCGTGAGCACACTGTCTTATGTGTCGTTGAAACACCTGCTGATGTGGCTGCAATCGAACAGAGCAGAGTGTTTAAAGGAAAATATTTTGTACTCATGGGTAAAATTTCCCCACTTGATGGATTGGGTCCTGAGGACATCGGCTTGCCGCGCTTACGCCACCTGGCACTGTCAGAGCAAATTGAGGAAATTATCCTTGCCCTGAGTCCATCGGTTGAAGCTCAAACCACCACCCATTTTATTCGAGAATTGTTTAGCGACTGCAGCATTCGCATCAGTCAGCTGGCACGGGGGATCCCCTCTGGCGGCGAGCTGGAGTTCCTGGATGTCACTACTATTGGTAATGCACTACGTAATCGAGCCCTTGTGAATGAGTAA
- a CDS encoding winged helix-turn-helix domain-containing protein, producing the protein MPMHRKSLLFIDDALPESQMADYFNKFNFNIVSIKSLSELETTCEVPVALLISATLLEANPAKIHQIYERFNVPLIVISNQVNEKLCVNMLEAGADDFLVKPIHPRELHARIGAISRRVARANQNAEAEKEVLLFSEWRLYPASRQVFSNDHHELLLSAGEYDLLHAFVRQPQQVLGREFLLQITKHSDLHPFDRRIDVQISRLRQKIELDAKKPALIKTIRNGGYLFTAPVEVLKESVESH; encoded by the coding sequence ATGCCCATGCATCGCAAGTCCCTGCTTTTCATTGACGATGCGCTCCCGGAAAGCCAAATGGCTGATTATTTTAATAAATTCAATTTTAATATTGTCTCGATTAAGAGCTTGTCAGAACTTGAAACAACTTGTGAAGTGCCTGTCGCCTTGCTTATTTCGGCAACACTTCTTGAAGCAAACCCGGCCAAAATTCATCAGATCTATGAACGTTTCAATGTGCCGCTAATTGTTATCAGCAATCAAGTCAATGAAAAACTCTGTGTAAACATGCTTGAAGCCGGAGCTGATGATTTTCTGGTTAAACCAATTCATCCGCGCGAATTGCATGCTCGTATCGGAGCGATCAGCCGACGAGTCGCAAGGGCAAATCAAAATGCAGAAGCAGAAAAAGAAGTATTACTTTTTTCAGAGTGGCGTCTTTATCCAGCATCTCGACAGGTTTTTAGCAATGATCACCATGAGCTTCTGTTAAGCGCGGGGGAGTATGACCTGCTTCATGCATTCGTTCGGCAGCCGCAGCAAGTCCTGGGGCGAGAGTTTTTGTTACAGATCACCAAACACTCCGATCTCCATCCATTCGATCGCCGTATTGACGTTCAAATTAGTCGTTTAAGGCAGAAAATTGAACTGGATGCCAAAAAACCCGCCCTGATAAAAACGATTCGTAATGGCGGGTATTTATTTACAGCACCGGTCGAAGTGCTGAAAGAGTCAGTGGAATCCCATTAA